Proteins found in one Sporosarcina sp. FSL K6-3457 genomic segment:
- a CDS encoding glycosyltransferase family 2 protein translates to MANLLFYASLILIWMMLLYHMFLMQGGYLHFKTLERVIPKWGKNMINLPTVSVFIPAHNEEVVIGQTLEAMSRLHYPKDKLEVIVINDNSSDRTGEIAASIAKKHPFIRVIETTEPNKGKGKSSALNEGLKQSTGEIIAVYDADNTPEKMAIWYLVMGLLNDARAGAVVGKFRVINAKQTWLTRFINIETICFQWMAQAGRWKWFKVATIPGTNFAIRRSVMEQLGGWDVQALAEDTELTIRVYELGYHIRFFPAAITWEQEPETLKVWWRQRTRWARGNQYVVIKFLGQFFKLKRKRIVFDLFYFFFTYFIFFFGVIVSNALFIINLFYDLNLTIGNISLALWILAFLLFLAEVMITLSIEKTEMNKKNFFYVILMYFTYSQMWIGIVVYSLFLETKRVLFREEVRWYKTERFAQQKMEEKNESN, encoded by the coding sequence GTGGCTAATCTATTATTTTATGCATCACTTATATTGATTTGGATGATGCTACTTTACCATATGTTTTTAATGCAAGGTGGTTATCTCCATTTTAAAACGCTGGAACGCGTCATTCCTAAATGGGGAAAAAATATGATTAATCTACCAACAGTGAGTGTGTTCATTCCAGCACACAACGAAGAAGTTGTCATTGGACAAACATTGGAGGCGATGTCACGTCTGCACTACCCAAAAGACAAGTTAGAAGTCATTGTTATTAACGATAATTCGTCCGACCGTACGGGTGAAATTGCAGCGTCGATAGCAAAAAAGCACCCCTTTATTCGCGTTATTGAAACAACGGAACCGAACAAAGGAAAGGGCAAGTCGTCTGCTCTCAATGAAGGGCTCAAACAATCGACAGGCGAAATTATTGCTGTGTACGATGCAGACAATACACCAGAGAAAATGGCGATTTGGTATTTGGTAATGGGTTTGTTGAATGATGCAAGGGCTGGTGCGGTAGTAGGAAAATTTCGTGTTATTAATGCTAAGCAGACATGGTTGACTCGGTTTATAAATATCGAGACCATTTGTTTTCAATGGATGGCTCAAGCTGGTAGGTGGAAGTGGTTTAAAGTTGCGACGATTCCGGGGACAAACTTTGCTATACGTCGAAGCGTTATGGAGCAACTAGGCGGTTGGGATGTACAAGCGTTAGCAGAAGATACTGAACTCACAATACGAGTTTACGAACTAGGCTATCATATACGTTTTTTTCCTGCCGCGATAACTTGGGAGCAGGAGCCTGAAACGTTAAAGGTTTGGTGGAGACAAAGAACAAGATGGGCACGCGGTAATCAATATGTTGTCATAAAGTTTCTTGGCCAATTTTTCAAGTTAAAACGAAAACGAATTGTTTTTGACTTGTTCTATTTTTTCTTTACGTATTTCATCTTCTTTTTCGGGGTTATTGTGTCGAATGCTTTATTCATTATCAATTTGTTTTATGATTTAAACTTAACGATTGGTAATATTTCACTTGCGCTTTGGATTCTTGCCTTTTTACTCTTTTTAGCAGAGGTGATGATTACATTAAGTATAGAAAAAACGGAGATGAATAAAAAAAATTTCTTTTATGTTATTTTGATGTACTTTACTTATTCACAAATGTGGATTGGAATCGTCGTCTATTCACTATTCCTAGAAACGAAGCGGGTATTATTCCGCGAAGAAGTTCGCTGGTATAAAACAGAACGATTTGCTCAGCAGAAAATGGAGGAAAAAAATGAATCGAATTAA
- a CDS encoding cellulose biosynthesis cyclic di-GMP-binding regulatory protein BcsB has translation MNRIKVCIWVIAVSLCVWLAPLQISATSNVPIQLSDVKLDVQESSTSRQMITNSPIELIGPEQEMTLSYELRSDAVEGDNELVLNVKHSELLIAPSSLTISVDGQAITSKSLNGEQMTEQIIIPLTGEALEKGIHSVTVSFYGIIIEGVCVDQETSGNWLTIGIDSYFQLSGQLSEELQSLADYPKIFLGTTNSPVRIVIPDKASMPTLNNGMIIAAYLAERSDVDEAVQIVRESSVKTISGNVIFLGAKSEFTTPFMKDLLQKARLPINDDSLVLSRHELVDGNQKVEALIVMADSPEDFENRIEILMDAQFVKQLSGNQMSITKVPDRVKEVYQREIPLKKFAMENLTLDSYQGKSQNFYYYVPAAFQEHQAISLELHIKRSETITAKEKQEDENLLNRNVELVVLVNDVPHSVDIRALTDAKDGIFTVDVPIDASAIGENRMINLQFASNGLRQKNPCVSTDENRWIYIMEDSFFTLPLEDRSSVRTLASYPSPFAGEQDDTTIVLPNDMNIEDNQLLHLYRSLSVWGSLPNLTLNTAKDITTEELSDRHVVFIGGPDVQPLLDDIGEDLTVPYENGTPNLQLFGFIQEAVEMFSWIQQNPWSDKQHSMFVFDHNTSENVNMDKKFLDFLKNMNEVSTIAVKMNNQQFYTNAVQLEKVVGEVKTAHLDTSEGESVLSNWWIVGFIGLLGFVTVLMIILFRKRKQQN, from the coding sequence ATGAATCGAATTAAAGTATGTATATGGGTAATAGCAGTTAGCCTTTGCGTGTGGCTCGCTCCACTTCAAATTAGCGCCACTTCAAATGTACCAATTCAACTATCAGATGTGAAATTAGATGTACAGGAGTCATCCACTTCACGTCAAATGATCACAAATAGCCCCATTGAATTGATAGGACCTGAGCAGGAAATGACACTCTCCTACGAGTTACGTTCAGATGCAGTCGAGGGTGATAATGAGCTTGTCTTGAACGTTAAACATTCTGAACTATTAATAGCGCCTTCATCTTTAACAATTAGTGTGGATGGACAGGCAATCACATCAAAATCGTTAAATGGTGAACAAATGACTGAACAAATAATAATTCCTTTAACTGGGGAAGCACTGGAAAAAGGAATCCATAGTGTCACGGTTTCTTTTTATGGAATCATCATAGAGGGAGTTTGTGTCGATCAGGAAACATCAGGAAATTGGTTAACAATCGGTATCGATTCATATTTTCAACTAAGTGGCCAGTTGAGTGAGGAGTTACAGTCTTTAGCGGACTACCCAAAAATATTTCTAGGGACAACCAATAGTCCTGTCCGTATCGTTATACCGGACAAAGCATCTATGCCAACGTTGAATAATGGAATGATAATTGCAGCTTATTTGGCGGAACGATCAGATGTAGATGAAGCTGTTCAAATTGTACGTGAATCGAGTGTAAAAACTATTTCAGGAAATGTGATTTTTCTAGGAGCGAAGTCTGAATTTACTACACCATTTATGAAGGATTTATTACAAAAAGCTAGATTACCTATTAACGATGACTCACTTGTTTTGTCACGCCATGAGCTGGTCGATGGTAATCAAAAAGTTGAAGCACTTATAGTAATGGCAGATTCACCAGAAGACTTTGAAAATCGAATTGAGATTTTAATGGATGCCCAATTTGTAAAACAATTATCAGGGAATCAGATGAGCATCACCAAAGTTCCCGATAGGGTTAAAGAGGTCTATCAGCGGGAAATTCCATTAAAAAAATTCGCAATGGAAAATTTAACATTGGATAGCTATCAAGGAAAGAGCCAGAACTTCTATTATTATGTGCCGGCAGCCTTTCAAGAGCATCAGGCTATCTCGTTAGAATTACACATAAAGCGCTCAGAAACGATTACAGCTAAAGAAAAACAAGAAGATGAGAATTTATTAAATAGGAATGTTGAGCTTGTCGTGTTAGTAAATGACGTACCCCATTCCGTTGATATTCGAGCGTTGACAGATGCTAAAGATGGAATTTTCACTGTAGATGTTCCGATTGATGCCAGTGCAATTGGAGAGAATCGTATGATTAACCTTCAATTTGCATCAAATGGCTTGCGACAAAAAAATCCTTGTGTGAGTACGGATGAGAATCGTTGGATTTATATTATGGAGGATAGCTTCTTTACACTTCCATTAGAGGATCGTTCAAGTGTCCGTACGTTAGCAAGTTATCCTTCGCCGTTTGCAGGTGAACAAGATGACACAACCATCGTATTGCCAAATGATATGAATATTGAAGACAATCAATTACTTCATTTGTACCGCTCACTGAGTGTATGGGGAAGCTTACCAAACTTAACGCTTAATACTGCGAAAGATATAACAACAGAGGAGTTAAGTGATCGGCATGTGGTCTTTATTGGTGGACCAGATGTTCAACCGCTGTTAGATGATATTGGGGAGGATTTGACTGTTCCTTATGAAAATGGAACACCCAACTTACAGTTATTCGGTTTTATCCAAGAGGCTGTAGAAATGTTTAGCTGGATTCAGCAAAATCCTTGGAGTGACAAGCAACATAGTATGTTTGTGTTTGACCATAATACGTCGGAAAATGTAAATATGGATAAGAAGTTTCTTGATTTTTTGAAAAATATGAATGAAGTATCTACTATTGCAGTAAAAATGAACAATCAGCAGTTTTATACAAATGCAGTCCAACTTGAAAAGGTAGTTGGAGAAGTCAAAACTGCTCACTTAGATACGAGTGAGGGCGAGTCAGTGCTATCAAATTGGTGGATAGTAGGATTTATTGGACTACTTGGCTTTGTTACCGTACTAATGATTATTCTATTTAGAAAAAGAAAGCAACAAAATTAA
- a CDS encoding response regulator, whose translation MIRAVLVDDEQLALQHMKKKLGELGTIEVIHTFSNAESFLIDMEQLDFQVIFLDIEMPGLNGLDLARIIKEWNKNIFIVFVTAYRDYAIQAFELHSIDYLLKPILKYRLEKTVIRIQEQLQLTGKSPMSVESTLPNLKINCFDEFIVYFQDEPIKWKTAKSKELFAFLISNLQTYINRDTIIDQLWPEHDYKKAKIQLHTSMSHLRKLLDSIGYEQVIIFSNQSYALELDTLQCDAIELEKIIDLYPEVNPENIQTFEQIVQQYTGDYMEKNCYEWATVKAQSIRQKLFRLLQKMIDYYVVDNNLDKKLHYIQLLLKLNPYSEYTLQQLMLHYVKVGNRSAAVQAYHHFSELLLDDIGIPPDRATTDIYESIVFSDK comes from the coding sequence ATGATACGTGCAGTTTTAGTTGATGACGAACAATTGGCTTTACAGCATATGAAGAAAAAGTTGGGTGAACTTGGGACTATTGAGGTGATTCACACCTTTTCAAATGCCGAGAGTTTTCTAATTGACATGGAGCAACTCGATTTTCAAGTGATATTTTTAGATATTGAAATGCCCGGTTTAAACGGATTAGATTTAGCACGCATTATTAAAGAATGGAACAAAAACATTTTCATCGTCTTTGTAACAGCCTACCGGGACTATGCGATTCAAGCTTTCGAATTACACTCGATTGACTATTTACTAAAGCCTATATTGAAATATCGCCTTGAAAAAACAGTTATTCGGATACAGGAACAGCTACAATTGACCGGGAAATCCCCTATGTCCGTTGAGTCAACCTTACCTAACCTAAAAATAAACTGTTTTGATGAGTTTATTGTCTATTTTCAAGACGAACCGATTAAATGGAAAACAGCCAAGTCAAAAGAATTATTTGCTTTTTTAATTTCAAACCTTCAGACATACATAAACAGAGACACTATCATTGACCAACTATGGCCCGAGCATGATTATAAAAAAGCTAAAATTCAATTGCATACATCTATGTCTCATTTACGAAAACTATTAGATTCTATTGGCTATGAACAAGTCATTATCTTTTCCAACCAAAGCTATGCTTTAGAGTTAGATACACTGCAGTGCGATGCCATTGAGTTGGAGAAAATAATTGATCTCTATCCCGAAGTGAATCCTGAAAACATACAAACATTTGAGCAAATCGTCCAACAGTATACCGGCGACTATATGGAGAAAAACTGCTATGAGTGGGCTACTGTCAAAGCACAGAGCATCCGCCAAAAACTATTCCGTCTATTGCAAAAAATGATTGACTACTATGTTGTCGATAATAATTTAGATAAAAAACTGCATTATATACAGCTACTACTGAAACTCAATCCCTATTCAGAATATACCCTGCAACAGCTTATGCTGCACTATGTAAAAGTGGGCAATCGAAGTGCCGCCGTACAAGCATATCACCATTTCAGTGAACTTTTACTGGATGACATCGGCATTCCACCAGATCGCGCAACGACAGATATTTATGAGTCGATTGTTTTTAGTGATAAATAA
- a CDS encoding N-acetylmuramoyl-L-alanine amidase family protein has product MKIMIDAGHGPETAGKRSPDGLLREFSFNSAVANLVQQYLVEEGLNVFFAHNEQQDVSLAERTNFANRMKVDAFISIHANAYGTDWNQANGIETYVYPTASKESTALASLVQHSLITACNRTNRGVKKANFAVLRETKMPAILIECGFMTNRQEAALLLQKVYRQQCAKAISFAVTAWAYRGKM; this is encoded by the coding sequence ATGAAAATAATGATTGATGCTGGCCATGGTCCAGAAACGGCAGGTAAACGATCACCAGACGGACTGTTGCGGGAGTTCAGCTTTAACAGTGCCGTGGCAAATCTCGTTCAACAATACCTTGTGGAAGAAGGACTAAACGTTTTCTTTGCACACAACGAACAGCAAGACGTTTCTCTTGCTGAACGGACGAATTTTGCCAATCGGATGAAGGTCGACGCATTCATCTCTATCCACGCAAATGCCTACGGAACTGATTGGAATCAGGCGAATGGTATTGAGACATACGTTTATCCGACTGCTAGTAAAGAATCTACTGCACTCGCTTCTCTTGTTCAACATTCACTCATAACCGCATGCAATCGAACAAATCGAGGTGTAAAAAAAGCAAACTTTGCTGTTTTACGCGAAACTAAAATGCCCGCTATACTCATTGAATGCGGATTTATGACCAATCGGCAAGAAGCTGCACTATTATTACAGAAGGTCTATCGTCAGCAATGCGCGAAAGCAATTTCCTTCGCGGTCACAGCATGGGCATATCGAGGAAAAATGTAA
- the hprK gene encoding HPr(Ser) kinase/phosphatase — translation MSFVTVRDVQEEFFLELSAGELGIEQGIHTSDISRPGLEMAGYFNFYLSERVQLLGKTELSFFEKLSDAERVDRMQRLCSPKPPAIIVAHEMEVPVELIEAANQHGIPVLYTDVPTTRFSGMLTNFLGGRLAPMTAVHGVLVDVYGIGVLITGKSGVGKSETALELVKRGHRLVADDLVEIRQVAKNVLIGNSPKLLEHMLEIRGVGIVDMMTLFGASAVRSDKRILIVIDLEIWDPDKIYDRLGIDEEKLKIMDSELTKLTVPVRPGRNLSVIIEVAAMDYRMKRLGINAAEEFAKKVNSAILENPDQPEGEGTE, via the coding sequence ATGTCTTTTGTAACAGTAAGAGATGTTCAGGAAGAATTCTTTCTTGAGCTAAGTGCAGGGGAATTAGGCATTGAACAAGGCATACATACTAGTGATATTTCAAGACCAGGTCTTGAAATGGCGGGTTATTTTAATTTCTATTTGTCGGAGCGTGTCCAGCTTCTTGGTAAAACAGAATTGTCATTTTTTGAGAAGTTGTCAGACGCTGAACGAGTGGATCGGATGCAAAGGCTTTGCTCACCAAAACCACCGGCAATCATCGTGGCGCATGAAATGGAAGTGCCGGTTGAATTGATTGAGGCGGCTAATCAACATGGTATTCCTGTTTTATATACGGATGTTCCAACAACTCGATTTTCAGGTATGCTGACCAACTTTTTAGGTGGCAGACTGGCGCCAATGACAGCAGTGCACGGTGTGCTAGTGGATGTTTATGGAATTGGTGTACTTATCACGGGTAAAAGTGGTGTGGGTAAAAGTGAAACAGCACTTGAACTTGTGAAAAGAGGCCATCGTCTTGTTGCGGATGATCTTGTAGAGATTAGACAGGTAGCTAAGAACGTACTGATTGGAAATTCACCAAAGCTACTCGAACATATGCTTGAAATCCGTGGCGTTGGAATTGTTGATATGATGACGTTGTTCGGTGCCAGTGCAGTAAGGAGTGACAAACGAATCTTAATTGTCATTGATTTGGAAATATGGGACCCTGATAAGATCTATGATCGACTCGGTATCGATGAAGAGAAGTTGAAAATCATGGATTCGGAATTGACAAAGCTAACAGTTCCGGTACGTCCAGGTCGAAATCTGTCTGTTATTATCGAAGTGGCTGCAATGGATTATCGAATGAAAAGACTAGGTATCAATGCAGCAGAAGAATTTGCGAAAAAAGTGAACAGCGCAATTCTAGAAAACCCAGATCAGCCCGAAGGAGAAGGGACAGAGTGA
- the lgt gene encoding prolipoprotein diacylglyceryl transferase, whose translation MFNLLAINPVAFSLGPIEVRWYGILIALGIVLAFIVVQKEMVKRGMHPDFLTDLLIWAVPISIISARIYYVIFTWDYYKDHPGQIIQIWQGGIAIHGALIGAFITTYFYTKRRGISFWKTVDIAAAGLLIGQIIGRWGNFMNQEAHGGPVSAKFLETTIIPDWIMNQMTIEGVTYHPTFLYESVWNIVGLLIILLLRKVSLKRGEMFLFYLIWYSVGRFFIEGMRTDSLYVVGELRAAQLVSIVTIVVGIAVFIVRRYVQKVKVTYQDK comes from the coding sequence ATGTTTAATTTATTGGCAATTAACCCAGTTGCATTCTCGCTGGGGCCTATTGAGGTACGTTGGTATGGTATTTTAATCGCACTTGGTATTGTGCTGGCGTTTATCGTCGTCCAAAAGGAAATGGTCAAACGAGGTATGCATCCAGATTTTCTAACAGATCTACTCATTTGGGCGGTTCCGATTTCAATTATCTCTGCGCGTATTTATTACGTCATTTTTACATGGGATTATTATAAAGATCATCCGGGGCAAATTATTCAAATTTGGCAGGGTGGTATCGCAATCCATGGTGCATTAATCGGTGCGTTTATTACGACGTATTTCTATACGAAGCGTCGCGGTATTTCATTCTGGAAAACGGTAGATATTGCGGCTGCTGGCCTATTGATTGGTCAAATTATCGGGCGTTGGGGAAATTTCATGAATCAGGAGGCGCATGGTGGGCCTGTATCTGCAAAATTTCTTGAAACGACAATCATTCCTGATTGGATTATGAATCAAATGACCATCGAGGGTGTGACTTATCATCCGACATTCCTGTATGAATCTGTATGGAATATCGTTGGACTACTCATTATCCTACTGTTACGGAAGGTCAGCTTGAAGCGTGGCGAAATGTTTTTGTTTTATCTTATTTGGTATTCCGTAGGACGGTTTTTTATAGAAGGTATGCGTACGGATAGCTTGTATGTCGTTGGTGAACTGCGGGCGGCGCAACTTGTATCCATCGTGACAATTGTAGTAGGAATAGCTGTTTTCATCGTCAGACGCTATGTTCAAAAAGTGAAAGTGACTTATCAAGATAAATAA
- a CDS encoding nucleoside recognition domain-containing protein: protein MGTLQNGLKAGLRTTWTLGKIIFPITVLVVILQHTPVLPWIIQLVAPIMGLFGLSGEAAIPLVLGNALNLYAGIAGILSLELTVKEVFIIAVMLSFSHNLFIETGVALKVGVKLWIVLVVRFGLAALSAIIINVLWQGGGETAQYGMAPKVTDVPDGWLEIGLMGIQKASFGVLQLALIVIPLMIIVQFLKDRNYLQKFSEKLAPFTKVIGVQPNASMTLVAGLVIGLAYGAGVMIQAVQEDGVSKKDATLAFIFLVACHAVIEDTLIFMPLGIPILPLLLIRVLTAFVLTIIVAYIWKRAELQKEKEVSVADG, encoded by the coding sequence ATGGGGACGCTTCAAAATGGTCTGAAAGCAGGGCTTCGGACAACGTGGACATTGGGGAAAATTATTTTCCCGATTACTGTACTCGTCGTCATTTTACAACATACGCCTGTGTTGCCTTGGATTATTCAGCTAGTTGCGCCGATTATGGGGTTATTCGGTTTAAGTGGAGAGGCTGCAATTCCGTTGGTGCTCGGTAACGCACTTAATTTATATGCTGGGATTGCGGGTATTTTATCATTGGAATTGACGGTGAAGGAAGTATTCATCATCGCCGTTATGCTATCGTTTTCGCATAATCTGTTCATCGAAACGGGTGTAGCCCTGAAAGTCGGCGTGAAGTTGTGGATTGTACTTGTTGTGCGTTTTGGACTTGCCGCGTTATCGGCTATTATTATCAATGTTTTATGGCAAGGTGGAGGCGAAACGGCACAGTATGGGATGGCTCCGAAAGTGACAGATGTGCCCGATGGCTGGTTGGAAATCGGCTTGATGGGTATCCAAAAAGCATCATTTGGTGTGTTACAACTGGCACTTATCGTTATTCCATTGATGATTATTGTACAATTTTTGAAAGATCGCAATTACTTGCAGAAGTTTTCGGAGAAGTTGGCACCGTTTACGAAAGTTATTGGTGTACAACCAAATGCTTCGATGACGCTTGTGGCTGGTTTAGTGATTGGGCTTGCCTATGGGGCTGGCGTTATGATTCAGGCTGTACAGGAGGATGGTGTCAGTAAGAAAGACGCAACGTTGGCGTTCATCTTTCTTGTAGCCTGTCATGCTGTTATTGAAGATACGCTGATATTTATGCCACTAGGTATTCCTATTCTTCCATTGCTGCTCATCCGCGTTTTGACGGCATTTGTTCTGACGATTATTGTTGCGTATATTTGGAAACGTGCTGAACTACAGAAAGAGAAAGAGGTGTCAGTTGCTGATGGCTAA
- the ppaX gene encoding pyrophosphatase PpaX, producing the protein MMAKPITTLLFDFDGTLMDTNELIMQTFEHVLGNHYPGKYSRQDILPFLGPTLHETFSSVDSNRTEELIAEYRAWNKEMHDALTSEFDGVSETLKLLKEAGLKMAVVSTKRNDMLFKGLNLLTVDHVFDAVIGMDDVTKTKPDPEPILLALERLGATADEALMIGDNYHDIEGGKNAGVRTAGVAWSAKGEAFLQTFHPDYMLQHISDVLRIVKGEET; encoded by the coding sequence CTGATGGCTAAGCCAATTACGACATTATTATTTGATTTTGATGGAACGTTAATGGATACGAATGAATTGATCATGCAGACGTTTGAACATGTCCTCGGGAATCATTATCCGGGGAAATATAGTCGGCAAGATATTTTACCCTTTTTGGGGCCGACCCTACATGAAACGTTTAGTTCGGTCGATTCGAATAGGACAGAGGAGCTCATTGCGGAATATAGAGCATGGAATAAAGAGATGCATGATGCGCTAACAAGTGAGTTTGATGGTGTCTCTGAAACGTTGAAGCTACTGAAGGAAGCCGGTTTGAAAATGGCGGTTGTCTCGACGAAGAGAAATGATATGCTTTTCAAGGGACTTAACCTGCTCACTGTAGATCATGTTTTTGACGCTGTCATCGGAATGGATGATGTAACGAAAACGAAGCCAGATCCAGAGCCGATTTTACTAGCTTTGGAACGATTAGGAGCTACGGCAGATGAAGCCCTCATGATTGGTGATAACTACCATGATATCGAAGGCGGTAAAAATGCGGGAGTTCGTACGGCGGGAGTTGCGTGGTCTGCTAAAGGGGAAGCTTTTTTACAGACATTTCATCCAGACTATATGTTGCAACATATTTCGGATGTACTACGCATCGTCAAGGGCGAGGAAACTTGA
- a CDS encoding acyltransferase, with protein MRRTERYPAKGGANSLWHIYKTVPFFKVAKNFAVIQLSRYTPFIPMKNFLFRTFLKMEVGHQTSFALMVMPDVMFPERIKVGDNSIIGFNTTILAHEYLIDEYRIGDVVIGKNVLIGANTTILPGVEIGDGAIVSAASLVNKDIPPGVFAGGNPVTIIFTEEQMRERQQNN; from the coding sequence TTGAGACGTACTGAACGGTACCCGGCAAAAGGCGGGGCAAATTCACTCTGGCATATTTATAAAACCGTCCCGTTTTTCAAGGTGGCAAAAAACTTTGCCGTAATCCAATTGTCGAGGTATACGCCTTTCATTCCTATGAAGAATTTTTTATTCAGAACGTTTTTGAAAATGGAAGTGGGCCATCAGACATCTTTTGCTCTGATGGTAATGCCAGACGTTATGTTTCCTGAAAGAATAAAAGTGGGAGATAACTCGATTATTGGTTTCAATACAACCATTCTTGCGCATGAGTATTTGATCGATGAATATCGGATTGGCGATGTTGTGATTGGCAAAAATGTCTTGATTGGTGCGAATACGACGATTCTTCCAGGTGTGGAAATTGGTGATGGAGCAATTGTTTCGGCGGCATCTCTTGTTAACAAGGATATTCCACCAGGTGTATTTGCTGGTGGAAATCCGGTCACCATCATCTTTACGGAAGAACAGATGAGAGAGCGGCAACAAAATAATTGA
- a CDS encoding tetratricopeptide repeat protein, with amino-acid sequence MDKQRKMQDRKIISFIPDGEFYYNKALQAMQRDRFEDAHRYLKRATELSPNNSDILMQYGVLVMEEGRFEEAHELLMAAHTLAPSEEEIIFYLAEVHAHLGMLRDAKLYAEKYISLAPDGPFADESMEIIDFAEQEESFYEDDEMPDGEAYFLQEKARSLMESGKFKEAVELLESIIVDYPEFWAAYNNLALAYFYVGKTVQASELLHDILSNNKGNIHALCNLAVFYYYEKKEEDLASLLELLVKIKPYQFEHRYKLGATFALVGRHKEAYNWLRSLQKRGFQGDAGYYFWLAHCAYFSGHEEVAREAYATLVDMDPTKVGYEPWKDVQSDIQADSLEQDREFLLGKIQNTYRSERMFGFYLLGKSGHKQEIISHPSYIDVDKLTDVEQLFLMSGIDYDFMPEMAFNQSFLRALETTDLLYAKYRPLDKQASHLFQMWFTLCETALSRSFLFRNPAALAAAADYMFQSSRYSGVTKTAIAREFGISVPTLTKYVGELIEFLPQFDA; translated from the coding sequence TTGGACAAACAACGTAAGATGCAAGACAGAAAAATAATTTCGTTCATTCCAGACGGTGAATTTTATTATAATAAGGCACTTCAAGCAATGCAGCGTGACCGTTTTGAAGATGCACATAGGTATTTGAAAAGAGCAACGGAACTAAGCCCTAACAATTCTGATATTCTTATGCAATATGGTGTGCTAGTCATGGAAGAAGGGCGTTTTGAAGAAGCTCATGAATTGTTGATGGCTGCTCATACACTTGCTCCATCTGAAGAGGAAATCATTTTTTATTTGGCGGAGGTACATGCGCATCTTGGGATGTTGCGTGATGCTAAATTGTATGCTGAAAAATATATATCATTAGCTCCAGATGGTCCATTTGCTGATGAGTCCATGGAGATTATTGACTTCGCAGAACAAGAGGAGTCATTTTATGAGGACGATGAGATGCCTGACGGAGAAGCATATTTTCTTCAAGAGAAGGCACGCAGTCTTATGGAATCGGGTAAATTCAAAGAGGCAGTGGAATTACTTGAATCCATTATCGTGGATTATCCCGAATTTTGGGCAGCCTATAATAACTTAGCGCTCGCCTATTTTTATGTTGGAAAAACCGTGCAAGCTAGTGAGTTATTGCATGATATATTAAGCAATAACAAGGGGAATATACATGCCCTTTGCAATCTTGCTGTCTTTTATTATTACGAAAAAAAAGAAGAGGATTTAGCGTCACTTCTTGAGTTACTTGTGAAAATTAAACCGTATCAATTTGAGCATCGTTATAAATTGGGAGCGACCTTTGCACTTGTGGGCAGACATAAGGAAGCCTATAACTGGCTGAGAAGTCTACAAAAAAGAGGGTTTCAAGGCGATGCAGGGTATTATTTCTGGTTGGCGCATTGTGCCTATTTTTCTGGACATGAAGAGGTGGCAAGGGAAGCGTATGCCACACTAGTTGACATGGATCCGACGAAGGTTGGCTATGAGCCCTGGAAGGATGTCCAGTCGGATATTCAGGCCGATTCGCTTGAACAGGACCGGGAGTTCTTGTTGGGGAAAATTCAGAACACCTATAGAAGCGAGCGAATGTTTGGTTTTTATTTGCTTGGGAAGTCGGGGCATAAGCAAGAAATTATTTCGCATCCTTCCTATATTGACGTTGACAAACTGACTGATGTTGAACAATTGTTTTTGATGAGCGGTATTGATTATGACTTCATGCCTGAAATGGCTTTCAATCAATCGTTTTTACGTGCACTTGAAACGACAGATTTACTATATGCTAAATATCGACCATTGGATAAACAGGCATCACATCTTTTTCAAATGTGGTTCACACTTTGTGAAACCGCATTAAGTCGTTCTTTTTTGTTTCGTAATCCAGCAGCCCTTGCTGCGGCAGCAGATTATATGTTTCAATCATCGCGCTATTCAGGTGTCACGAAAACGGCAATTGCCCGCGAGTTTGGTATCTCTGTTCCAACGTTAACGAAGTATGTAGGAGAGTTGATTGAATTTCTGCCACAATTTGATGCGTAA